TCCGTCCCAATGGCATCCGGGTGGGACGGATGGCAATTCCCCTGGGAGTGATTCTTATGATTTACGAAGCCCGTCCCAACGTAACATCGGACGCGGCGGGGCTCTGTTTGAAAGCGGGCAATGCAGTGATTCTCCGGGGAGGATCGGAAGCATTTTATTCCAACACAGCTATCGTGTCCGTTCTACATCAGGCGTTAAGGGAATCCGACCTTCCGGAAGATATCATTACTTTTGTCCCCACGACAGACCGAAAGGATATTCAAACCCTTCTGACTCTGAATGAGACCATCGATCTGGTTATTCCCCGGGGGGGTGAGGGACTCATCCGTTTTGTGGATGAAAACAGTCGAATACCGGTGATAAAGCATTATAAGGGCGTCTGTCATCTGTATGTGGATCAGGCTGCGGATCTGGATGTGGCCATGGAACTTTTAGTGAACGGTAAAACATCCCGTCCGGGAGTATGCAATGCCCTTGAAACATTGCTCATCCATGAGAACGTCGCCGAAGCATTTTTATCCCGGATTGAAAAAGAACCCCGTCTGAAAGACGTAGCATTTAAAGGATGTCCTTTGACGCGGCAATATTTTTTCCGGGCAGAGTCTGCCACAGAAGACGATTATTTTGCGGAATATCTGGATATGAAAATTGCCGTAAAATGTGTCTCTTCTCCGGAAGATGCTATTGACCATATCGAGAAATACGGTTCAAACCATACAGAGGTCATTGCAACACAGGATATTGC
This genomic interval from Candidatus Neomarinimicrobiota bacterium contains the following:
- a CDS encoding glutamate-5-semialdehyde dehydrogenase, which codes for MSEQDKIITLATKAKAASRYSARLSSQEKDALLHRMSGFLMEQSERIQAENQKDVEKAREKGLSKALTDRLILNEARIKGMAEALKEIAQLTDPVGEMDHIRVRPNGIRVGRMAIPLGVILMIYEARPNVTSDAAGLCLKAGNAVILRGGSEAFYSNTAIVSVLHQALRESDLPEDIITFVPTTDRKDIQTLLTLNETIDLVIPRGGEGLIRFVDENSRIPVIKHYKGVCHLYVDQAADLDVAMELLVNGKTSRPGVCNALETLLIHENVAEAFLSRIEKEPRLKDVAFKGCPLTRQYFFRAESATEDDYFAEYLDMKIAVKCVSSPEDAIDHIEKYGSNHTEVIATQDIATAQQFIREVNSSVVMVNASSRFSDGGQLGLGAEIGISTTKLHAYGPMGLESLTTKKFVVMGDGQVRE